Proteins from a genomic interval of Undibacterium parvum:
- a CDS encoding DUF6035 family protein, with product MHRVSRLFYFKHVLEDGRCPQISSGELSRDEIDARKYNGAKESDRHIQMKEFVVASLAADSLFSNIRVEKRWTDTLSGDWRQPDVRATYNGIEIVFEIQLSTTYLDVIVERRRFYQREGGLLFWIFADFNDDCRRLLQDDVFYNNNQNAFIVSGESAAASVHANEFLLSCAWTEPASSNGISPLRRAMVSFHELTLNIVKQQAFFFDYDAAKNTLIHANLTAMSKLRDRFEAAWISTVDEPDRIGTKWRDFRREFRAVGFFLPIYQSQLHAILINALYSAKHGKVIGWKYTRFIEVAHRIATGHKPYLHIFRIALGVYKRGEQLISEDKSGRWNIRVKAYKAAIKQEDPEYAGDETHYDLLRFLLPELFENLP from the coding sequence ATGCATCGGGTTAGTCGCCTTTTCTACTTCAAACATGTATTAGAGGATGGACGTTGTCCGCAGATTTCAAGTGGTGAGTTGTCGAGGGATGAAATTGATGCACGCAAATACAATGGCGCTAAAGAGAGTGACCGTCATATTCAGATGAAAGAGTTTGTCGTCGCCTCGCTGGCAGCGGATAGTCTATTTTCCAACATCCGTGTCGAGAAGCGATGGACTGATACTCTTTCTGGTGATTGGCGTCAGCCCGATGTTCGTGCTACTTACAACGGAATTGAGATCGTTTTTGAGATCCAATTATCGACGACGTATTTAGACGTAATTGTTGAACGTCGCCGCTTCTACCAACGAGAAGGTGGGTTGCTATTTTGGATTTTTGCCGACTTTAACGATGATTGCCGACGCTTACTTCAAGACGATGTGTTTTACAATAATAATCAAAATGCGTTCATCGTCTCCGGTGAAAGTGCCGCAGCTTCAGTACATGCAAATGAATTTCTCTTAAGCTGCGCGTGGACAGAGCCAGCATCCTCAAATGGTATTTCACCTCTACGACGAGCAATGGTCTCATTCCATGAGCTGACACTGAACATCGTCAAACAACAGGCTTTCTTCTTCGACTACGATGCGGCGAAAAATACCCTCATCCATGCAAATTTAACGGCGATGAGCAAGCTTCGAGATCGCTTTGAAGCAGCCTGGATAAGTACCGTTGATGAGCCAGATCGTATAGGGACTAAATGGCGAGACTTTCGTCGAGAATTTCGGGCAGTTGGGTTTTTTCTTCCTATTTATCAAAGCCAGTTACACGCGATACTTATTAATGCCCTATATTCAGCAAAACATGGCAAGGTAATTGGTTGGAAATATACCAGATTTATTGAGGTTGCCCACCGAATAGCGACTGGCCATAAACCTTATCTGCACATTTTCCGCATTGCATTGGGCGTTTATAAGCGTGGCGAGCAGCTTATCAGTGAGGATAAATCCGGTCGTTGGAACATTCGCGTGAAGGCTTATAAGGCGGCTATCAAGCAAGAAGATCCAGAATACGCTGGAGATGAAACACATTACGATTTGTTGCGATTTCTTCTTCCTGAGTTATTTGAAAATCTGCCTTAA